Within the Armatimonadota bacterium genome, the region GGCGCGGACCGCGTGTACCTGGTGGACGACCCGGTGCTCGCGCACTACCGCACCGAGGCCTACTTGCGCGGCATGGTGCGGCTGGTCGCGAAGCACCGCCCCGAGATCATGCTGCTGGGGGCCACCACCACCGGGCGCGACCTGGCGGGAGCAGTCGCCACCAGCCTGCGCACCGGTCTCACCGCCGACTGCACCGGCCTGACCATCGATCCGCAGTCCAAGCTCCTGGAGCAGACGCGTCCCGCCTACGGCGGGAATATCATGGCCACCATCCTCTGCGAACGGCGCCGCCCGCAGATGGCGACGGTGCGCCCCCGCGTGCTGCCCCTGCCCGAGCCCGATGACGCGCGCCAGGGCGAGATCGTCCGCGAGGAGCTGGGGCTAACCGAAGACGAGGTCGCCGTCAAACTGATCGAGTACGTGCGCGAGGAGGCGCAGGACGAGGCGCGGCTGGAGGAGGCCCAAGTCATCGTCGCCGGCGGGCGCGGGCTGGGCGGCCCCAAGGGCTTCGAGATGCTGCAAGAGCTGGCGGAGACGCTGCACGGGGTAGTGGCGGCGTCGCGCGCGGCGGTGGACAGCGGGTGGAGGCCGCATTCATTCCAGGTGGGGCAAACCGGCAAGACCGTGCGCCCCAGGATCTATTTCGCGTGCGGCATTTCGGGGGCGGTGCAGCACCTGGTGGGGATGCAGACCTCGGATGTCATCATCGCCATCAACCGCGACCCTTCGGCCCCCATCTTCCAGACCGCCACCTACGGCATCGTCGGCGACGTGTACGAGGTGGTGCCGGCGCTGACGCGCGCGGCGCGCGCCCGCCTGAGCGCGACATAAGGGATTGAACCGCCGAGAACGCTGAGAACGCTGAGGCACGGAGCAAAGAGAGACGGGGCCGCTCTATCGAACACCCGATCTGCTGGCCTCTCTCTGCGCTCTCCGCGGCCTCTGCGGTAAAATGTGACTGAAGGAGCATCGGTGGAGAAGTTTGACGTCATAGTCGTGGGCGCGGGGCCGGCGGGGCTCACCGCCGCCTACCTCCTGGCCAAGGCTGGTCTCGAGGTGGCGGTGATCGAGCGCGGCGACTTTCCCGGGGCCAAGAACGTCATGGGCGGCGTGCTTTACCACTGGCCGCTGGCCGAGATCATCCCCGAGTTCTGGCGCGAGGCGCCGCTGGAGCGCCACGTCATCGAGCAGCGCGCGTGGATCCTGTCAGCGGACTCCGCCTTTCGCGTCGGCCATCGCAGCCTGGCCTTCGATGGCGAGCCCCATAACTGCTACACCGTCCTGCGCTCGCGCTTCGACAAGTGGCTGGCGGGCAAAGTCCGCGCGGCGGGCGCGCTCATCATCCCCGAGACGCTGGTGGTGGGCCTGCTGGGTCGAGGCGACAGCGTCGTCGGCGTGCGCGCCGGCCGTGAGGACGGGGAGGTCTATGCTGACGTCGTCATCACCGCCGAGGGCGCCAACGGCCTGCTGGTGGAAGAGGCGGGGCTGCGCGGGCCGCTGAAACCGCAGCAGATGGCAAGCGCGGTCAAGGAGATCATTGCGCTGCCCCAGGCCGCGATTGAGAACCGCTTCGAGGTCACCGGCGATCAGGGCGTGACCATCGAGCTTTTCGGCGACGCCACCATGGGTATGGTGGGCACCGCCTTCATCTACACCAACCGCGAGTCGGTGTCGGTGGGCGCGGGCGCCACCATCCGCGACCTCAACGACCGCGGCATCAACCCCAACGACTTGCTCGAGCATCTCAAGGCGCATCCGACGGTGGCGCCGCTGCTGGAGGGCGGCGAGACCCGCGAGTACCTGGCGCACCTCATCCCGGAGGGCGGGCTGCGCGCGATGCCCCGGCTCTCCATCGGCGGCCTGTTGGTGGTGGGCGACGCGGCGATGATGGTCAACAGCCTCCACCGCGAGGGCTCCAACCTCGCCATGCACTCCGGCCGGCTGGCCGCGGAAACCGTGCTGCGGGCCAAAGAGCGGCGCGATTTCTCCGCCCGCAGCCTCGCTCATTACGACCGGCTGGTGCGCGATTCGATTATCCACCACGACCTCTACAAATACCGCGGTATGACCCGCTTCTTCGAGGGGCATCACGATTTCTTCAGTCTCTATCCCGATCTGCTCAACTATGCCGCGACCGAGATGCTGACCGTGGACGGCACTTCCAAGCGGCGCAAGCAGCGCGCCATTTTCGCCGAGGCGCGGCGGCGCCGCTCGCTGTGGCGCATGGCCAAGGATCTGTTCGGCGCCTGGAGGTCAGTCGCATGAAAGCGCTGTCGCTGGAGGAGAAGCTGTTCCTCGACGGTTTCCGCCCCGACGCGGAATCGCACCTGGCGATCAGGGACCCGCGGGTGTGCCTGGAGAAGTGCACCGCCAAGTGGTGCACCTTCACCTGCCCGGTGCGCACTTACCGCTGGGAGCAGGACCACATCACCGTCTTTTTCGAGGGCTGCGTGGAGTGCGGCACCTGCCGCATCTCGTGCGAGTTCGACAACATCGAGTGGCGCTACCCCCGCGGCGGCTTCGGCGTCACCTACAAGTACGGGTAAGGCGACCGCCCCCGCGGTGCTGCGAACCAGGGAAAGCATTCGCGCGCTTGCCGCCAATCATCAGGCGAGGACTTCATGCCATGAACGTGCTGCTGATTATCTCCGATCAACATCTGGCCACCTGCCTGGGCAGTGAAGGCCACCCCCAAGTAATCTCCCCACACCTCGACCGCCTCGCTGCTGACGGCGTGCGCTTTCGCCACGCCTATACGCAGAACCCAATCTGCACACCCTCCCGCGTCAGTATCCTTTCCGGTCAGTACTGTCACAATCACGGGTGCTTCGGCCTGTCCGGCCCGGCCCCGCAGCACCTGCCGAGCTTCTTCTCGCATTTCCGACAGCACGGTTACCGCACCGGCGGCATCGGCAACCTGCACACGCCCGACTCCCCGCGCAACTGGCTGGAACATCACCTGGACGCGTTCCTGGACTACCAGGAGGACACGATCTTCTTCCAGCGCAACCCGGAGTACGCACTGGAAGGGTTCCCCTCCCCGCTTCGCTTCGAGGACTCGCAAGAGGGATGTTGCGTCGCGCAGGCCATCAAGTTCATGGAGGCTGGAGCGGGCGCACCGTTCTGCCTGCAGGTGGCGCTGCAGCGCCCGCATCAGCCGTTCACCCCCGACCGGCGGTTCTGGGATATGTATCCGGCGGATCTGGAGCCGCCCGCAACCATCAATCTCGATCCGTCACATCGCCCGCCGCATTTTCGCGCCGCCCACAGGCGGTTTCGTCAGATGAAGTGGCCGCTGGAGCCGCACACCTTCGAGGCGGGCGCGCGGCGGCTGTGGCGGGGCTATCTGGGGTGCATCACCCATGTTGACCATGCGGTCGGCCTTCTTCTCGACTACCTCGACCGTTCTCGGCTTGCCGAGGACACCATCGTCATCTACACTGCCGACCACGGCAGCTACAGCGGTACCTTCGGCATCCCGGAGAAAGCGCCGGGCATCTGCTCCGAGGCGGTCTGCCGCATCCCCACGATCTGGCGCGTGCCGGGCGTCACTCCGGGCGCCGCGGTGTGCCAAGAGCTCGTCGAGGCGGTGGATATCGCGCCCACCATCAGCGCGCTGTGCGGTCTGCCGGCGATGGACACGGTGGACGGCCGCGACCTGTCAGGCCTGCTCCGCGGCGACGGCGAGCCGGTGCGCAAGGTGGCGGTTACGGAGAATCCCTGGAGCAAAGCCCTGCGCTGGCGGAATTGGCGGTTCGTCCACTACCAGCCCGAGATGTTTGGCGGCGAGGACGTTGGCGAACTGTACGACCTGCAGGACGACCCGAACGAGACGCGCAATCTCTATCACCACCCGGACTGCCGCGAGCTCGTGCATCAGTGCCGACGCCTGCTGCTGGAGTGGCTGATTCGCACGACGCGAGTTGTCAGCGTGTGGCCGGCAGTTGACTGGTCGCGACACCCCTACGACTATCAGTCCGCCGGTGATGGCAAAGAGTCCACTGCCGCGGGGCCCGCACTGCGGCTGCGCAGGGATGAACTGGACTACCTCTGACCTGTCCGATCGCGTCGCCGCTCCCCCCCGGTCTCGGCGTCGCCTACAAGTACGGGTAAGCAGGCGTCGCGCGGCGAGGAACCCCCGCCGATCGCCGGCGCTCAACTCCAATCATAGCTTCCGCCCCACTTGAGCGCCGTCTCTATCCAGCGGCGGAGGTTGCGCGCGTAGATCGGCGATAACGGGAAACTGATCGGCCCGTCCGTCGGCGCCACGATCAGCGGCGCCTGCCCCGCCGCCGATTCCATGATCTCGCGCACCAGGTGCTCCGCCTTTTCCTCGCTTACCTGCTCCAGATCGCGCGGTTCCAGGTTTCCCATCAGCACGCACTGGCGCCCCACACGCCGCGCCAGCTCCGCCATGGTGATGTCGCCGCTCGGCGGCCCCTCCACCGGCTCCAGAATGTCCGGCTCCAGCTCGAGGATGGCGTCGAGGATGTTCGCCAGGCGACCGTGGCTGTGCAGCCGCAGGTAGCACCCCGCGTCGTGGATCTTGCGCGCGATGGGCAGATCGTACTCCGTCACCAGCTCGCGAAACAGCGCTGGGCTGAGGTACGGCTCGCTGGCGTACTCCGGGCCGCACAGCCGCACCACCGCGCCGCGGACGCCCAGTGCTAGCACGCCGTCGAGCCAGTCGTACACACGGGGCGCCATCGCGTCAAGCAGCCGCCGGATGATCGCCGGCTCGCGCCATGCGCGCACCGTGAACTCGCCGAACTCGAACAGGTCCGCGACGTGACAAATGGGATCAGCGATCCCGAGCATGACCAGGCCCCGCTCGCCGATGCGCGCCACCGCCTCCGCGAAGTCATCCCCGTCCACCCGCGGACGCACGTAGGGCATGGACAGGAACCGCTCGACGTCCTCCTCGGTCTTCAGCAGATGCTCCACCTTCCACGTCGTCTCCACGCCCTCGTGGCGGACGCACAGCGAATGCAGGTCTCCGCGCGGGGTGTGGATGGTGGTGCGGATGACGGTGTGGTCTTCCTCCACGCGGCGGTCCTCGGATTCCGACACGTCGGGGGAGGCGGAAAGGTAGATGTTGCCCTCGGTGCGCGGGGCCCAGCCGAGCATGACCTCGGTCTCGGCGTCAATCAGCTTGACCAGCTCGGCGCAGCCGGGCTGGTTGCTCAGATGCGGACAGTTGAAGCCGTCGAAACCGTAGGCGCACACCCCGCAGCGGTCAACGGGCTCCCCGCGCAGCAGCGCCAACAGGCGTTGTCGTGAGGTCATGGTTCCCTTTCCGGCCCCGGCGGCGTCGGGGCGCAAACCCATCGCGGCGCGGAGCAGGTCCCTAGGCCCCTTCGGGCCGGGATGGCGGCGCTCTGCGCCTAGCCACGTCACCGCCCCCAGGACACCTGATATCAGTGCTTCGCGGGGGGCTCGTATGTACACTCTTTTCGCTGTGCGGGCCATGTTGTCCTGCGGGGGAGATTCGTGCAAGTCTGCTACCGCGTGGGGGCCTTTGACCGGACGGCCTGCGCGGGGACACGCGGGAGTCGCGTTTCGTGGGGCTCCGGCCGGCGAGGCGACCAGGGAGTCGGCGCCCATGCCGGCCACATGGGCACTGGCAGACCTGGTGGACCTATGGCATGGTGACGCTGGAAGAATCCCGCCCGATAGCAGTTGAAAAAGCGCGCGGGCTATGGTAAACTGGAAAGCACTATGGGGCTGGCAAGACTCGGCTACATCGTTCTCATAGCGCTGGCGATCATTGGGTTGGTGGGGTTCATCGTCGCCAAGCTCACCAGGCGCGATCGCCGCGCGCCGGCTTTGCTCATCCTGTTGGTCTTGGCCCTGGTCGGGGTTGGTTTCTGGCACCTGTTCCTGAACAGCTTGAAGCAGACCATGGGTGAGGCTATCGAGGATGGCGACTATTCGGCCTTCAACCTAGCGAATACTGAGGAGGATGCCCAGGTACACGGGCGGCCGAAGCCGAAGCCGGACGAGATGGAGCTAAAGGCGGTAGTCGCGGGGCGGAATGCCAGGCGCACCATACGCCTGTTCGGTTGGACGGAAGAGGAGGTGCTCTCGCCCTTGCCGTCCCACCAGCAATCGCCCACCCGGGGCGAGTGACGGCGGTGCGTGCCGGAGCGCGGAATCGCGCCCGGGAGGTGTGCCGTGCAGATGATGAAGTGCCCGGTGTGTGGGGCGTCCAACTCCATCAGGCGCACGATCTGCTTTCAGTGCGCGGCTGATTTCCACGCCCAGGCCCCATCCCCTACCCCGTGTGATCCCCGCGCCTGCAAGAACTGCGCCCATGCGACGGTCTCCCCTGCCGTGGGCACGGTCATCTCCGGGTCTCAGGTGTGGTGTCTGAAACTCAAGACGGCAAAGGGCGCGGATGATCCCGGGGGCGAGTGTTTCGAAGCCTCGTTCGCCTGGAGGCGTGAGGAATCCCTCGATTGACCCCGGCGCGCCGGCACCGCGTGGCTAGGCCCAAAGGTCGCCATCCCGGTCTCTGACCTAGGGACGTGGCCCCGCGAGGGCGGGAATGAAGCCGAGCGGTTCCATCGCGGGATGCCTGGGGCGCGCCCTGGGCGGCGCTGCAGCTCTGGCATTGGGGACGCTGGGCCTGGTGTTCCTGGTCGCCGCGAGCGTGCGGCACCCCGGCCCGCGCGCGGCGGCGGGAGCGACGATGGTGCTGGCAGCCGTCGGCATCGGGCTGGTGGTGATACAGGCGCACTTGCGGGTGCGGGACCGAGACGCAACGCCGGGCCCGCGCCGGCCCGCGATTCGGGAAGCCCGATGTCCCGGCTGCGGGCGCAGCCTGGAGGACCAGCGCGTGCACATGCAGGGGGCGGACGCGATCATCACCTGTCCTGCGTGCGGCGCGGCCTATCGCCTCGAGGAGGAGCCCAGGTGGTGAGGGTTCGGGCCTTGATCGCCGCCTTGATCGCCGTCGCGGCTGTGATTGTCAGCCAGCCCAAGCGCGCGGCGGCGGATTATCGCTTCGCGGTTGAGCGCAACGCCTCGGTGGTCACCATCCAGCGCGACGGCTCGGTTGATGTCGAGTACGAGCTGCGGTTCAACTGCCTGCCCGGGGGCAGGTCCATTGACGTCGTGGACATCGGTTTGCCCAATGACCACTATCGTTTGGACCGCGCCCAGGCGCAACTCGACGGCGAGCGCGTCTTCGTCATTCGCCCCTCAACGGCCGTGGACTGCGGGGTCGAGGTGCACCTGCCCCGGCCCATTGGCGCCGGTGAAAGCGGCACCCTCCACTTCCACATCAACAACCCGCACATGGTGTACCAGGACCGCGCCGACCCCGACTACGCGGGCATCGAGTTCAGCCCTACCTGGTACGGCGCAGACTACGCCGAGGGCACGACCGACCTGACGGTGACCATCCTCTTCCCGCCGGGCGTCACCGGCGACCAGACGCGCTACCACCGTGAGCGCTTCGACGACGCGCGGACGATAGATGACCGCATCGCTTTCACCTGGCGGCGACCTCAGGCTTCCCCCTCGCAGCAGTACCTCTTCGGCGTCTCCTTCCCCAAGCGCTACGTCGAGGTCGTGTACCGCGAGAGCCGGTTGGCGGCGCTGTGGAAGGAGCTGCGGCGGCGGGCGACGCCGGGGGTGGTCGCCGGCCTGGTGGCGCTGGGGCTGCTGGCGGTCGCGCTGGCGCTCAGCCGCGCCAACGAGCTGCGCAAGCTGGACTACCTGCCACCGGCGCTGGCGATGGAGGGCAACGGGGTGCGCCGGGGGCTGACCGCGGTGGAGGCGGCGGTGCTGCTGGAACTGCCGCTGGACCGCATCGCGGCGATGATCGCGTTCGGCCTCGCCCAGAAGGGAGCGGTCCGGGTACCATCATTCGATCCCCTGGTGGTCGAGGCGACGAGCGCGGCCCCGGCGGACTTGCAGCCGTGGGAAACCGCCTGGCTGCGGGCGATGGGCAAGCGTCTCACCGGCCCCCTGCCCGCCGACGCCATGCAGTCCATCGTGACCGACCTCGTGCGCCTGGTCAACGATAAGCTGCGCGGCTACAACCGACGCGAGACCGCCGACTACTACCGCTACCTCGTGGGCAAGGCGTGGCGGGAGGTGACAGCGGCGCAGACACCGCTGGACAAGTCCCGTAAGTGGGATGAGAACGCCGAATGGACGATGGCGGACGAGGATTACAGCCGGCGCATGGAGGACAGCTTCGGGCGCGAGGAGCGCATGCCGTGGCGTGACCGCTGGTGGAGCGACCGCGATCGCGAGGGATGGGAGTATCGGGGGCATCGGCGGTCGCCGGAGGAATCGCCGCGGCTGGAGGTGCCGGGGCGCGAGTTCGCGGATCGGGTGGCAAGCCGCATCGAGCGCATGGCGCGCGGCCTGGTGCCCGACCGGCGGGCGCTGGCGCAGGCGGTAACGCGAGAGACCAATCCGCCGAGCTTCGTGCCGCATCTCAAGCAGGTGCTTTCCGACCTAGCGGAGAGTGGCGGCAGTGGCGGGGGCGGGGGCGGGGCGTGCGCCTGTGCGTGCGCGAGCTGCGCCTGCGCGTGCGCGGGCGGCGGCCGCTAGGCCGGCGAGTCGGGGTGTGGGATCCGGGCGGGTGGAGTGCCGATTGGGCAAGTGCGACAGCAAGCAACCGCGGAGTGACAGCCGGCCAGGCGCCGTCGCGCCCGGCATGTATCACTACCGGCTGGACGAAGGGGAACGCCATCTGCGAGCCCACTTGCGCGTCGAGGGTGACGGCTCAGGGCTGTTGGTACTCGACGCCTCGCGCATCATTCACCTCAACTCCACCGCCGCCCTCATGGCCAAGCTGGTACTGGAGCAGGTCGAGCCGGCCGCGGCGGCGCGCCGCCTGCGCCGCGTCTTCCGCGCGCGCGGCCGCACCCTCGCCCATGATTTCGAGCGCGTCCGCCTCGCCGTTACCACCCTGCGCGAGCGCGAGGACGTGTGCCCCTTCACCTACCTTGGGGTCGAGATGGTGGAGCCTTTCCAGGTCGAACTGTCGGCGCCCTATCGCATGGACCTGGCGCTGACCTACGCTTGTGACAATGATTGCGAGCACTGCTACGTCCCCGGCGACCGCCGCCCGGCGGAGCTCACCGCCGAGCAGTGGCGGCAGGTGCTGGCCCGGCTGTGGGCTCTGGGCGTGCCCCATGTGTGCTTCACCGGCGGCGAGGCGACCTTGCGCCCGGACCTGGTGCAACTGGTGGAGCGCGCCGAGGACATCGGCATGGTCACCGGCCTCATCACCAACGGGCGCCGCCTGAGCGCCGACCTCGTGGGCGAGCTGGTCGCGGCGGGGCTGGATCACGTCCAGATTACCCTCGAGTCGCACGACGCGCGCGTCCACAACGCCATGGTCGGCTGCGACGCGTGGGCGCAGACGGTGGCGGGGATCAAGCAGGCGCTGGCGGCGCCGCTGTTCGTCGTCACCAACACCACCATCACCCGCGACAACGCCGCCGGCCTCGAGCCCACCCTGGAGTTCCTGTGCGAGCTGGGCGTGCGCAACTTCGCGTGCAACAGCCTCATCTACTCCGGGGGGGGAGCGGCCTCGGGCAAGGGGCTGTCGGAGGGTGAGCTCGCGCCCCGGCTGGAGCGCCTGCGCGACCGCGCGGTGGCGCTGGGGATGCGCTTCGTCTGGTACACGCCCACCCGCTACTGTGATCTCGATCCGGTAAACCTGGGGCTGGGGCCGAAAAGGTGTACGGCGGCGAAGGAGAATATGTGTATCGAGCCCGACGGCCAGGTGATCCCCTGCCAGAGCTGCTACCAGGGCCTGGGCAACATCCTCGGCGACGACTGGGAGGATATCTGGAACCACGCGTCGGCGCTGGCCCTGCGCAACCGCGAGTGGGCGCCGGACGAGTGCCGAGCCTGCGCCCGCTTCCCCAATTGCGGCGGCGGGTGTCCGCTCCACGCGCAGGCGCACGGCTACCTGTGCGTGGAGAGCAAGTCGAGCGGGTGACGAGTGGCCGGCTCCAGCCCGGGTCGTAGGGGCAAGGCATGCCTTGCCCCTACGACCCGGGCCAGCGGAGGGCTACTTCGCCCGACGAAGGCGGGTGCGATGGATGACGCTCCGGGGCGGCTATCAGCACAGCAGTGGCGGCGGCAGCTCGAGCGCCAGGAACGGTGGACGCGCGGGCTGCGCTCGCACCTGTACCGCCGAGTGAACCTGTGGGCGCAGCAGCGGGTGCTCGAGGTTGGCTGCGGCGACGGGGTGGTGACGGCGGAGGCGGCGAGTCGCTGCCGCGGACGCGTGATCGGCCTCGATCGCAGCCGCCGGCTGGCGGCGCAGGCCCGGGCGCGAGGTCTGCCGGTGGTGGTCGGGGACGCGCAGCGGCTGCCGTTCGCCGACGAGGCCTTCGACCTGGTGATGTGTCACATGACCTTGCTGTGGGTGGAGGAGCCAGGGTTGGCGGTGCTGGAGATGGCGCGAGTGACGGTCCCCGGGGGCACGGTGGTGGCGCTGGCGGAACCGGACTACGGGGGGCGCATAGACTACCCGGAGGATCTCACCGTCGGCGCGCTGGCCGCGCAAGCGCTGCGCCGCGAGGGGGCGCATCCGCGCATCGGGCGCCGCCTGCGGGAGATGTTCGTCAACGCCGGGTTCGCGGTGGAGGTCGGCATCCTCAACTCGATATGGGGTGAGCCGGAGCTGCGCCGCGAGTTCACCGACGAGTGGGAGCTGCTGGAATCCACCGCCGGCGACCTGGTCGCACTCGGTGAGCTGGAGGCGATGAAACGCCGCGAGCTGCAGGCGCTCGATGACGGCATTCGCACTGTGTTCATGCCGGTGCTGTGGGCGATCGGGCGCAAGGGCGGATGAGGAGCGCGTGGTTGCGTGCGGGGCGCGGCTGGGATATAATGAATTGGAGCGCGGCCGGTGAGCGCGCGGGAGGTGTGGA harbors:
- a CDS encoding methyltransferase domain-containing protein — protein: MDDAPGRLSAQQWRRQLERQERWTRGLRSHLYRRVNLWAQQRVLEVGCGDGVVTAEAASRCRGRVIGLDRSRRLAAQARARGLPVVVGDAQRLPFADEAFDLVMCHMTLLWVEEPGLAVLEMARVTVPGGTVVALAEPDYGGRIDYPEDLTVGALAAQALRREGAHPRIGRRLREMFVNAGFAVEVGILNSIWGEPELRREFTDEWELLESTAGDLVALGELEAMKRRELQALDDGIRTVFMPVLWAIGRKGG
- a CDS encoding electron transfer flavoprotein subunit alpha; the protein is MRKKRPPVIIDGKLCIGCEQCLAACPVDAIRMENGIAIVDMETCIGCGECVKACPVTAIAFPPGTEVEVATVAPVEQVEAAPAATAGAPAPEVWVFIEHLDGVAAAVSWELLGHGAKLAADIGGGRVAAALLGHGVEELARAAIAHGADRVYLVDDPVLAHYRTEAYLRGMVRLVAKHRPEIMLLGATTTGRDLAGAVATSLRTGLTADCTGLTIDPQSKLLEQTRPAYGGNIMATILCERRRPQMATVRPRVLPLPEPDDARQGEIVREELGLTEDEVAVKLIEYVREEAQDEARLEEAQVIVAGGRGLGGPKGFEMLQELAETLHGVVAASRAAVDSGWRPHSFQVGQTGKTVRPRIYFACGISGAVQHLVGMQTSDVIIAINRDPSAPIFQTATYGIVGDVYEVVPALTRAARARLSAT
- a CDS encoding uroporphyrinogen decarboxylase family protein, with product MTSRQRLLALLRGEPVDRCGVCAYGFDGFNCPHLSNQPGCAELVKLIDAETEVMLGWAPRTEGNIYLSASPDVSESEDRRVEEDHTVIRTTIHTPRGDLHSLCVRHEGVETTWKVEHLLKTEEDVERFLSMPYVRPRVDGDDFAEAVARIGERGLVMLGIADPICHVADLFEFGEFTVRAWREPAIIRRLLDAMAPRVYDWLDGVLALGVRGAVVRLCGPEYASEPYLSPALFRELVTEYDLPIARKIHDAGCYLRLHSHGRLANILDAILELEPDILEPVEGPPSGDITMAELARRVGRQCVLMGNLEPRDLEQVSEEKAEHLVREIMESAAGQAPLIVAPTDGPISFPLSPIYARNLRRWIETALKWGGSYDWS
- a CDS encoding radical SAM protein; the protein is MGKCDSKQPRSDSRPGAVAPGMYHYRLDEGERHLRAHLRVEGDGSGLLVLDASRIIHLNSTAALMAKLVLEQVEPAAAARRLRRVFRARGRTLAHDFERVRLAVTTLREREDVCPFTYLGVEMVEPFQVELSAPYRMDLALTYACDNDCEHCYVPGDRRPAELTAEQWRQVLARLWALGVPHVCFTGGEATLRPDLVQLVERAEDIGMVTGLITNGRRLSADLVGELVAAGLDHVQITLESHDARVHNAMVGCDAWAQTVAGIKQALAAPLFVVTNTTITRDNAAGLEPTLEFLCELGVRNFACNSLIYSGGGAASGKGLSEGELAPRLERLRDRAVALGMRFVWYTPTRYCDLDPVNLGLGPKRCTAAKENMCIEPDGQVIPCQSCYQGLGNILGDDWEDIWNHASALALRNREWAPDECRACARFPNCGGGCPLHAQAHGYLCVESKSSG
- a CDS encoding FAD-dependent oxidoreductase; translated protein: MEKFDVIVVGAGPAGLTAAYLLAKAGLEVAVIERGDFPGAKNVMGGVLYHWPLAEIIPEFWREAPLERHVIEQRAWILSADSAFRVGHRSLAFDGEPHNCYTVLRSRFDKWLAGKVRAAGALIIPETLVVGLLGRGDSVVGVRAGREDGEVYADVVITAEGANGLLVEEAGLRGPLKPQQMASAVKEIIALPQAAIENRFEVTGDQGVTIELFGDATMGMVGTAFIYTNRESVSVGAGATIRDLNDRGINPNDLLEHLKAHPTVAPLLEGGETREYLAHLIPEGGLRAMPRLSIGGLLVVGDAAMMVNSLHREGSNLAMHSGRLAAETVLRAKERRDFSARSLAHYDRLVRDSIIHHDLYKYRGMTRFFEGHHDFFSLYPDLLNYAATEMLTVDGTSKRRKQRAIFAEARRRRSLWRMAKDLFGAWRSVA
- a CDS encoding 4Fe-4S dicluster domain-containing protein, which produces MKALSLEEKLFLDGFRPDAESHLAIRDPRVCLEKCTAKWCTFTCPVRTYRWEQDHITVFFEGCVECGTCRISCEFDNIEWRYPRGGFGVTYKYG
- a CDS encoding sulfatase-like hydrolase/transferase, with translation MNVLLIISDQHLATCLGSEGHPQVISPHLDRLAADGVRFRHAYTQNPICTPSRVSILSGQYCHNHGCFGLSGPAPQHLPSFFSHFRQHGYRTGGIGNLHTPDSPRNWLEHHLDAFLDYQEDTIFFQRNPEYALEGFPSPLRFEDSQEGCCVAQAIKFMEAGAGAPFCLQVALQRPHQPFTPDRRFWDMYPADLEPPATINLDPSHRPPHFRAAHRRFRQMKWPLEPHTFEAGARRLWRGYLGCITHVDHAVGLLLDYLDRSRLAEDTIVIYTADHGSYSGTFGIPEKAPGICSEAVCRIPTIWRVPGVTPGAAVCQELVEAVDIAPTISALCGLPAMDTVDGRDLSGLLRGDGEPVRKVAVTENPWSKALRWRNWRFVHYQPEMFGGEDVGELYDLQDDPNETRNLYHHPDCRELVHQCRRLLLEWLIRTTRVVSVWPAVDWSRHPYDYQSAGDGKESTAAGPALRLRRDELDYL